The Solenopsis invicta isolate M01_SB chromosome 1, UNIL_Sinv_3.0, whole genome shotgun sequence DNA segment GAAGCTCTGGACTACATGACGGAGTGCCTGGAGGAATTGGAGCCTCTTCCACTGAACTCCACACCATTGGCAAGTCATTCGTCTCGGTGTTGTTCGACCGTCGATCGGTCGTTGTCGCATCTACCGCCTATAAATATACCGCCGTTTTCCGGAAAAGCGGAAGATTGGGAAAGTTTTCGCGATCGCTTCACGTCCctaatcattaataataaagacgTATCTGCATTTGCTCGAATGCACTTTCTGTCGTCGAGCCTTTCTGGGCGTGCCCTCGAAGCGATCAAAACTGTCCCATTCACCGCGGATAACTTTCACATCGCGTGGCAGATTTTAGtttcgcggtacgacaataaACGGCGCCTTATCGACGTGCATGTCTCAGCGCTGTGCAATCTGCCTAGCGTTCCGCGCGAATCGGCACTCGAGCTCACGGAGTTGCGTGACAAAGCGAATCGCGCAATCGCGTCGTTGCAAGGTTTAAATCGGACCTCCGACGATATCTTGAGCGATATTTTGAGCAGTCTCGTCGTTCAAAAGCTCGACTACGCCACTCGTAAGGCGTGGAGACTAAAAAGTAGTGACGACAACCACATTCCGTCATATGACGATCTAGATCGCTTTCTCGCGGCGCGAGCTCGAGCGCTGGAGGAACTCACTCCGCATAACCCGGCCAAGTCCTCGCGTCCAGCAAACGGAAGGTCTTCGAGCGTCAACGCTGCCACGGCCTCTCCGGTGTCGTGTCCGATCTGCCGTGCCTCTCACTTTATTAACAAATGTCCAAAATTCATTCAGGCGAGCTCACATCAACGCATGGAGCTCGTCAGGCAGAACAAGCGCTGCATTAACTGTCTCAGCTCAAAACATGATCTGGCAGCTTGTCCGAGCAAATTCTCGTGTCGGACCTGTCAGCAGAAACATCATTCGACGCTCCATGTCGATTTGAGCTCGCCTGCTACCGCGACCACTGCTCTCGCGACGGTCGCGAACGCTACGGCCGCTAGCGCGTCGACATCGTCTACGCCGTCTTGACCATCGGATCCGTCGGAGACGCGCAGTGCCGTGTCTCTCCGTGCGGCCATCGCGTTGCCCTCAAGGCCCGCTGTGCTTCTCGCGACGGCTCGCGTTACGGTCTCTTCTCCTATCGGTCGGTGTACTCATGTACGAGCCCTGCTTGACCAGGGCTCCGAAATCACCTTTATTACATCTCGTCTCGCGCGAACTCTAAAACTGCGTCATGCCCAGCTGCCGTTCGCACTCTCAGCGATCGGAGGCCTCGATGCAGGCGTTTGCCGATGGGCAGCTTCCATTCTCATTGCGCCCGTCAACCGAACCGCTCCGGTTATCGCTGTCGCGGCGTCAATTCTCCCGTCGGTAACGAGTTACTCTCCTCAGGTCCAACTCTCGCAGGTTCATCTCGCTCATCTCGCCGATCTCGCTCTCGCGGATCCGAATCTCTGCAGCGCCGATCCCTGCGATCTCCTCATCGGAGTCGACCTCTGTGGTGAGATCTTTCGCGACGGTATTCGAAGAGGTGCTAGCGGGCAACCCTTCGCTCAGAACACGATTTTTGGGTGGGTGGTATCTGGCCCTACACCTGTTCAGCGTCCGAATAGTCAAGCACTCACGACACAGCAGTGTTCCAATTCCGCGTCGCTCTCTCTAGACAAAGAACTGAGAAGATTCTGGGAAATAGAAGAAATT contains these protein-coding regions:
- the LOC120357109 gene encoding uncharacterized protein LOC120357109 produces the protein MSVVPAKHQMNLHSVARALTNFKKVGKNNYSAALIRSRIATLKDNWTLCGEGHAALLTAFPPDKRKDIPYFEDLEFERHEDHFQEALDYMTECLEELEPLPLNSTPLASHSSRCCSTVDRSLSHLPPINIPPFSGKAEDWESFRDRFTSLIINNKDVSAFARMHFLSSSLSGRALEAIKTVPFTADNFHIAWQILVSRYDNKRRLIDVHVSALCNLPSVPRESALELTELRDKANRAIASLQGLNRTSDDILSDILSSLVVQKLDYATRKAWRLKSSDDNHIPSYDDLDRFLAARARALEELTPHNPAKSSRPANGRSSSVNAATASPVSCPICRASHFINKCPKFIQASSHQRMELVRQNKRCINCLSSKHDLAACPSKFSCRTCQQKHHSTLHVDLSSPATATTALATVANATAASASTSSTPS